TCGACATGGTGCCCGAAGGCGCCCGTTCCCGACCGGTCGACACGGTGCTGTCCAGCTCGTTCGCCTTCGGCGGCAGCAATGCCGTGCTGATCGCCCGACGGTACTGACACGCGATCATGTCCCGCTGCACCCCCTTGTCCGGCTATGATCAGATGGAAGATCCCCAGCTCCCCATCGACTGGTATTTCGATCCGGTCATTCATCAACGCGAACTCGACCGGCTGTTCGCCCTGGGACCCGGTTATGTCGGACATGCGCTGATGACGCCCGCCCCGGGGGACTACCGGGTCCTGGAGCGTTTCGACGACGCCCGGATGCTGGTCAATGCGGACGGCCGGATCCATCTGCTCGGCAATGTCTGCCGGCATCGGCAGGCACTGATGCTCGAAGGCGCAGGAACGCTGCCCAGGAACCGGATCATCTGCCCCCTGCATCGCTGGACCTACGACAACCAGGGGCACCTGATCGCCGCCCCGAAATTCGCTGAAAAGCCTTGTCTCGACCTGGAACGGACGGGCCTTCAGAACTGGCAGGGCCTGCTCTTTGCCGGCCCGAGGGATGTCACGACAGATCTCGCGGGCATGGCCGCCGCCCGAGCGCTGGATTTTTCGGGCTACCGGCTGGATCGGATCGAGTCGACCGTCTACCCGATCAACTGGAAAACCTTCATCGAGGTGTATCTGGAGGATTACCACGTCGCGCCGGCTCATCCGGGCCTGCGCCAATTCGTGCGCTGCGAGGATCTGCACTGGGAGTACGGCGACTGGTGGTCGGTGCAGACCGTGAGCCTAAACCCGCTCGACCAGAACGCAAAGACCGGCTCTGCACCCTATCAGGCCTGGCAAAAAGCCCTGAATGCCCGGACACCCGATCAGGTCAGCTACCCTTACGGCGCCATCTGGTTCACCTATTACCCCGGTCTGATGATCGAGTGGTATCCGGAAGTGCTGGTGATCTCATCGCTCGAACCGCAGGGCATCGAGTCGACCCGGAACATCGTTGAGTTCTACTACCCGGCAGACATCGTCGCCCACCAACGCGGGCTCATCGAGGCGCAACAGGCCGCCTACCACGAGACAGCCGTCGAGGATGAGATCATCTGCGTGAAGATGCAGCAGGGACGGAAAGCGCTTTACGAAGCCGGCAAGGATGAGCACGGCCCCTACCAGCTTCCGCTGGAGGAAGGCATGCGCCACTTTCACCAGTTCCTGCGGCGCACCCTCTCGGATACGCCCCCGCCGGCCGCCTGACGGCTCAGTCCACCAGGACGGTCTGCGCCGCCACCCGTTCCGCCAGATAGGCCAGTGCCGCGTCGACCTGATCGATCAGGATCAGGCAGACATCCCCGGTTTGCAGTAGTGCCAACGCCCGATCGATGGCCGCGAACTCGCCGTAGATCTCCTCGACGTAACCGGTACGTTGCGCGCCGGAGAGTCCTTCACGCAATAAACCGATCACCTCGCCGTCCGCCCGGCCACGCTGGCAGGCATCCTGATAGAGCAGCACCTGATCGAAGACGTCCCCAAGAATCCGGGTCTGCTGACGAATATCCTCATCGCGCCGGTCGCCGGCACCGCTGATCACCACGAGACGCTGGCGCGCCGGCAGGCTCTGTACCGCCTGACACAGCGCCTGGATCGCATCGCTGTTGTGACCGTAATCCGCAATGACGGTCGCACCCCGATATTCGAACAGATTGAAGCGGCCCGGCGCCATGGTGGCGTCTGAAGAAAAGCCGGCCAGACCGCGCGCGATGATCGACCAATCCAGATTCAGCCCCCAGGCCGCACCGATGGCTGCCATGACGTTCTCCACCTGGAAATCGATCCGGCCACCGAAGGTCAGCGGGATATCCGCCATGGAAATGCGCCATTGGAATGCGCCCTGCTCCGCCACGATCTGCGCACCATCCACGTAGATCACCCGGTCCCCGCGCTCCCGCCGCGACACCAGCAGAGGCAGCAGCTTGTCCCGCGCGAAGAATGTCACGGCACTCGGGCAAGTATTCCCCATCCGGGCGACGATCGGATCGGCAGCGTTCAGAACCGCCATGCCCTGCGGCGACACGTTGTCGACCACAACCTGCTTGACCACTGCCAGATCCTCCACCGAATGGATATCCGCCATGCCCAGATGATCGCCCAGCCCGATATTCGTCACCACGGCCACGTCACAGCGATCGAAAGCCAGGCCCTGGCGCAGAATTCCCCCCCGAGCCGTTTCGAACACCGCCGCATCCACATGGGGATGGAGCAGAACGTTGCGGGCACTGATCGGCCCGGCGCAATCGTCCGCATCGATCCGTTCGCCGTCGATGTAGACCCCGTCGGTCGTGGTGATGCCGACCCGCTGCCCGGCCTTCGCCAACAGATGCCCGATCAACCGGGTCGTGGTCGTCTTGCCGTTGGTGCCCGTCACCGCCACGATGGGAATCCGGCCGTCCTCGCCCGCGGGATACAGTTCCGCGATGATCGCCTCGCCCACGGCACGGGGCTTGCCGTAGGACGGCTGCAGATGCATGCGCAATCCGGGGGCCGCATTCAATTCGACGATGCCGCCGTGCTGATCCTCAAGGGACTGATTCACGTTCTCGCAGACGAGATCCACGCCGCAGACGTCCAACCCGACCATGCGCGCCGCGTCCACGGCCCGCGCCGCCAGATCCGGGTGCAGATCATCCGTGACATCCGTCGCACTGCCGCCCGTCGAGAGATTGCCGTTATTGCGCAGAATGACCGGCATGCCCTTTTCCGGCACGAAATCCAAGTGATATCCCTGGGCTTCCAGGGTCACGATCGCGATATCGTCGAGGCGAATGCGCGTCAACGCATTGGCATGCCCATCCCCTCGGCGCGGGTCGGCATTCACTTGGTCCACCAGCTGGCGAACCGACTGAACCCCATCCCCGATCACCATCGGCGGATCGCGACGGGCCGCCGCCACCACCTGATTGCCGACGACCAGCACCCGGAAGTCGTACCCCGGCATGAAGCGTTCGACCATCACGTCCCGGCTTTCCTCGCGTGCGCTGGCATACGCCCGATACAGCTGATCCTCGGTGGTGATATTGACCGCGACGCCGCGGCCCTGATTGCCGTCGCGCGGCTTCACCACGACAGGCAGCCCGATATCCTGCGCCGCCGACCAGGCATCCGCCGCACTGGATACCACGCGGCCCGCCGGAACGGGAATGCCGGCTGCCCGAAGTAGCGCCTTGGTCAACTGCTTGTCCTGCGCGATCGACTCGCCGATGGCACTGGTCCGATCGATTTCCGCTGCCTGAATCCGGTGCTGCTTCCGCCCCCAGCCCAGCTGTACGAGACTGCCCCGGGTCAGTCGACGATAGGGAATTCCGCGCGCGATCGCCGCCTGCACGATGGCCCCGGTGCTCGGCCCCAGTCGCTCGTCCTCGTCCAGACTCTGCAGATCCGCCAGTGCCGACGAAAGATCGAAATCCGTATTGTGCAGGCTGGCGCTGATCAGCGATTCCGCCAACTCGAGTGCCAGGCGCCCCACGGCCTCCTCGGTGTATTCGACGACAACCTGAAATAACCCTTTTTCCCGACTCGGCACCGTGCGGCTGAATGTGACCGGACAGCCCGCCTGGGCCTGCAGGGCGAGGCAGCTGTGTTCCAGAACCTGTGCCAGGGAGATGGATTGCTGCTGGCCGATCGCCTGAAGATTGCCGACCTGCGGGAATCGCGCGCGCAGCCGCATTTCGAATTCGGGCAGCTCGTTGATATCGCACTCGCCCGGCAGGCAAGACACACTGGCCTGCAGCGAGGTGTGGCGCGACCAGAGATTGGGGCCGCGCAGCGCGCGTACACGCGTAATTTCCATGTTCGATTACCTAGGATTCATGATTCGGAACGACGAGACCGGGCATTCAGGCTCGGGGCGCGGGCAATGCGACATCGGACAGGGTGTCGAGCCCGGCACGCATCAGGTCGATGGTCAGATCGACGGCCCAACCCGTTGCCAGGGCCGCCAGCAATGCCGGAACCGGCCAGGCAGTGGCCGGCAGCGCCAATTGCCCGATCGTCGCATCGCCCTGGACGAACAGACACGTGTCGCCATCCAGAATGACCGCCCGTCCGCCCGTCGTCCGATGGGCGGCGACCACCGGGGACACCGGGTTCTGCGTGAAGTACAACACGGCCCCGTCGCAGAGTTCGGCCATGTCGACGATCATGGCCTCGTCGGCATTCAGCACGCCTACCCCCGTGGGCAAGACCACGTCGATCTGGGTGCGGAACACGCTGAACACCTTCTCGGGCGTATCGATATGGAAAGGACCGATGTGACGGGCCACGTCGATCGAGGTGACCACGCCCACCGAGCAGCGATCGTAGGCCAAGCCTTCGCTCAGGATGACGCGACTGTCGTTTTCGATGATGGCCACTTCGACGTTGTGATTGATCAGCAACCGGTTCGCCGCGACGCGGTTGGCCTGGTCGCCGGCAGCCACGCAACGATTCTTCACGAACATGCCCTGACTTGAGGCCATGCCCACCGTGCGCCCCACCAGGCGCAGGAAATGATTGAGCAGATGCGCGGTTGCCGTCTTGTGCACGCTACCCGTGATGCCCACGATGGGAATCCGCCCCGTCTCTTCCGGCCCGAACAGATGCTCAATGATCGCGTGACCCACGGGCGCCGGCTCGCCGCTGGCCGGTTTCAGATGCATGAGCAATCCCGGGCCGGCATTCACCTCGATCACCGCGCCGCCCACATCGCGCAGGGGCTGACCGATGTCCGGCGTGACGAGGTCGATACCGGCGATGTCCAGCCCCACCACACGTGCCGCCAACACGCAATGCGCCGCCACGGAAGGATGCACCAGCGCCGTACAGTCATGGGCCACGTTGCCGTGACGGGAAATCAGCACCCGCTGGCCTTCGGTCAGTACCGACTCGCCGGTCAGTCCCAGACGGGCCAGTTCCAGACGGGCGGCCGAATCGAGGCGGACCGGATTCAGCGGATGATTTTCCGTCGTTCCCCGACGCGGATCGCTGTTGAGTTGCGATTCGATCAACGCGAGGACCGAGGAACGTCCGTCGCCGACCACGAACGCCTCTTCGCCCCGGGCCGCCGCCGCCACCCGATCGCCCACGACGAGCACCCGGTGTTCCACGCCCGGGATGAACCGCTCGATGAGTACGCCGCTACCTTCGTCCACCGCGACGGCATAGGCATTCTCGATCTCGGCCTGTGTCGTGAGGTTGGTGAACACCCCACGGCCATGATTGCCGTCCTCGGGCTTGATCACCACCGGTACGCCCAGATCGCAGGCCGCTTCCCAGGCGTCGGCCGCACTGTCGACGGTTCGTCCTGTCGGCACGGGAATCCCGCAGGATTGGAGCAGGGTCTTGGTCAGATCCTTGTCGCGGGAAATGCCTTCGGCGATGGCGCTCGTCCGATCCGTTTCCGCCGTCCAGATCATGCGTCGCGCAGCACCGTAGCCCAATTGGACAAGGCTGCCGCTGCTCAGGCGAATCGACGGAATCTTGCGAATCATGGCGGCATCGACAATGCTCGCCGTGCTGGGGCCGAGATAACGCTCGTCCTTGATTTCATGCAGGGCGGCCAGTGCGGCATCCAGATCGAAGGGGCGATCCTCGATCGCAGCCAGCAGGAGATCGCGCGCCACATCCAGCGCCTGCCGGGTCACGTCCTCATCCCAGGCGCTCACCACCACCTTGTACACACCCCGAATCGGCGTTTCACGCGCCTTGCCGAATCCGCCCGGCAACCCGATCAGGGTCAGCAGCTCGAGAGTGATGTGCTCCATGATGTGGGCCGGCCAGGTGCCTTCCGCCAGTCGACGTAGAAAACCACCCCGCTCGCCATAGCTGCAACGGTGCTCCACCAGCCCCGGCAGCAGCGCGACCAGGCGGTCGTAGAGCCCGGGCACCGTGTTCGAGGGGCACTCTTCCAGATCGCCGATATCGACCCACACCTCCAGAACGGGGTAATAGGTCCAGATGCTTGGTCCGCGAAGGGACAGGAAATTCAGGAACTCGATCTTTTTCGCCACACATTCACCCAAACAAGCCGATTGTCCGAAATTCGCGTCGCCAAACATAAACAGGGTGGCCGCAAGACGAACTGCAACCACCCTGATCTATTTGATTCGGACCGGGGTCAACTGCCCCGAAATTTCAGTGTGACAAACGGCCAACACTGACGATGAATGCCCTGTAGCGAACGTTGCCGACTACATACAATCCACTCACCGACGTATAAGATATTCCTTTCTTCATTTACTCGTCAAAATAAGTCTGATGCGGCTCGACCAGGCAACACCCATGGCGCGCAAACCCGATGAAATGACTGGGATTTTTCAGGAACACGAAAATTGAGCGACGCGCCTGATACCGCCACCCCTGCGCCGATTCTGGCCAGCCTGCCACTGGACCTTTCGGCCGATCTGCATTTCCTGCCGCAGGAACTGCGTCTTACCCCGCACGCGCTGCTTCTGCACATCAGCGATCAAGCGCCGGAAACCGTCTGGCCCATCGATGACCCGGACCTCGAACTGCGCCTGACCGATCATGCCGGCATCGGCCACCTGCAACTCGTCGACCGAACGCGAACCCGTGCCCAGTGGCACTTCACTCTCTCGCGCATGCCAGCTGCACAGGCGCTGGTTACCCGGTTCGATGCCCTGCGGCATCCCCGCATCGACCATCCGGACACGAACATTGACGAAAAGCCCCTCGCCGCCGAATGGCCCGAGGAAGGCTCCGATGCCCTGACGCCCCCCTCGACCTGGACGCTCTTCCGACTCTGGCGTTTCGCCCGACCCTACCGCGCCCAATTGCTGCTCGGTTTCATCCTGACCCTGGCCGCGACCGCCGCCACGCTGGTACCCCCCTATCTCACCATGCCGCTGATGGACGACGTGCTCATTCCCTATCAGAACGGGGTGCCGATCCAGGCCACCACGGTCATGAAATATCTGGGGGGATTGCTGGGCGCAGCCCTCGTCGCCTGGAGCCTGGGCTGGGCGCGCACCTACATTCTCGCGCGCGTCAGCGAACGGATCGGCGCCGACATCCGCACGACCACCTACAACCACCTGCTGAGCCTGTCCCTCGACTACTTCGGCAGCAAACGGACCGGCGATCTCATGGCCCGCATCGGCTCGGAAACCGACCGCATCAACATCTTCCTGTCCCTGCACCTGCTCGATTTCGCCACGGATGTGCTGATGATCACCATGACCGTGATCATCCTGTTTTCCATCAATCCCTGGCTGGCCCTGGTCACCCTGCTGCCGCTGCCGCTGATCGCCTGGATGATTCACCTCGTGCGCGACCGACTGCGCACGGGCTTCGAGCGCGTGGATCGCATGTGGTCCCAGGTCACGAACATCCTCTCGGACACCATCCCCGGTATCCGCGTGGTCAAGGCCTTTTCCCAGGAGGGACGCGAGGCGGATCGCTTCCATCAGGCCAACCAGCAGAACCTGCGGATCAACGATCGCGTCAACCGCGTCTGGTCCCTGTTCGCACCCTCGGTCACCGCCCTGACGGAACTGGGGCTATTGATCGTCTGGGCCTTCGGCATCTGGCAGGTTTCTCAGGGGGCCATCACCGTCGGCGTGCTGACGGCGTTTCTGGCCTACATCGGCCGCTTCTACGCCCGCATGGACTCCATGAGCCGCATCGTTTCCGTCACGCAGAAGACGGCGGCCGGCGCCAAGCGCATCTTCGACATCCTCGATCACAGCGCCAGCGTCCCCGACCCGCAGCACCCCCAGCCCCTCGATGGTCGCCCCACGGCGATTCGCCTGCGTCAGGTCGGTTTCCGCCACGGCAATCGCGGGATCCTGCACGACATCGACCTGGACATCGAACCCGGATCGATGATCGGGCTGGTCGGGCACAGCGGCTCGGGCAAGACGACCCTCGTCAATCTCATCGCCCGTTTCTACGACGTCTCCAGCGGCAGCATCCAGCTGGACGGCACGGATATCCGCCAGTTCTCGGTTGCCGATTACCGCCGGCAGATCGGCCTCGTGCTGCAGGAGCCCTTCCTGTTCTTCGGCACCGTGGCCGAGAACATCGCCTACGGCAACCCGAACGCCGATCGCGCGGCTATCATCCAGGCCGCCCGTGCCGCCCATGCCCACGAATTCATCCTGAAACTGCCCCAGGGCTACGACTCCCTCGTCGGCGAACGGGGTCAGGCCCTATCCGGCGGCGAACGCCAACGGATATCCATCGCCCGTGCCCTGCTGATCGACCCGCGCATGCTGATCCTCGACGAAGCCACGGCCTCGGTGGATACGGAAACGGAACGGGAAATCCAGCAGGCACTGGACAATCTCGTACAGGGCCGAACCACCATCGCCATCGCCCACCGGCTGTCCACCCTGCGCCAGGCGGACAAGCTCGTGGTGCTCGATCAGGGGCGCATCGTCGAAACGGGCCGTCACGACGAACTGCTGGCCCGGCAGGGTCATTACTACCGCCTGTACCAGGCGCAACTCAAACTGAACGAAACATCCGGCCTGCCGGACACGTCGACGGAGGGCACTTCCCATGTCGCCGCATGAACCGATTCTCTCCATCGACCCGTTCGGCACACTCCAGCTCCATCGCGACGCTGGAAACGCCGTCATCGACGTGGTTCCGGTCCGTGCCTTCCCGCTGAGCGCGCCGACTCGGTTCATCGCGCTTGTCGATGGACAAGGCCACGAACACTGCTGGATCGACGACCTCGCCACCCTGCCCCCCGAAACGGCCAGCCGTATCGAGACCGTGCTGGTCCAACGGGAGCTCACGCCCCGGATTCAGCGAATTCGCAAGGTTTCCAGCTACGCCACCCCCAGCCGCTGGACACTGGATACGGACCGCGGTCCGGCCGAACTGTTGCTGAAAACCGAGGACGATATCCGCCACCTGCCGGACGGCGCCCTGCTCATCAGCGACAAATTCGGCCTAAACTACCTGATAACCCGGCAATCGGAACTGGATCAACACAGCCAGCGATTGCTGGCCCGCTTTCTCTGATCGGGTACCGGGCAGCCCGATCGACGCCCCGGAGCTCACTCCGGATCGCGTGATACTAAAAGCCTGACCAACGTTCGACCATACACAATCAAACAACATCGAGAACACGAGGAAATGCCATGAACCACCCGTACAAAAAACTCGCCCGCGCCCTGATCCTGACCGCGGCATGTGGTCTGGGCGCCACCACCGTCCAGGCCGCCGACGAGCCGCCGGTCATCAACATCAAGCGCCTGTCGATGGAAATGGCGCTCAAGGCCGCCGAAACCGCCATTCATACCTGCCGCGGTAAGGGCATCCAGATCGGCGTGACCGTCGTGGATCGGGGCGGGAACCCGCAGGTGGTATTGCGCGACGTATTGGCACCGGACCTGACGCTGACCATCTCGCGCCTGAAGGCCTACACGGCCGTATCGTTCACAGCGGCCACCTCCTCCCTGGAAAGCCGAGGTGAAGGCGCGCTGGGTCGCGTCCCCGGCCTCTTCTTCGGCGCGGGCGGCGTGCCGATCCAGGCAGGCGGTCAGACATACGGAGCCATCGGCGTTTCCGGCGCCCCCTCGGGCAAGACGGACGAGGAATGCGCCAGCGCCGGCGCCAAGGCCATCGAAGCCGATCTGGAACTGATGTAATCCCGCCAGATCGCAGCGTTGGCGTCCTGGCTGAGGCCCGAGGCAAAAATATCGAATTCAGCCTTGACGCCACCGATCTGGATCATTAATATGCCGCTCCACGTTGCAAGACGTATTCCCTGATAGCTCAGTTGGTAGAGCAAATGACTGTTAATCATTGGGTCGCAGGTTCGAGTCCTGCTCAGGGAGCCAAGCGCCCGTAGCTCAGTTGGATAGAGTATCTGGCTACGAACCAGAGGGTCGGAGGTTCGAATCCTTCCGGGCGCACCATGTCCCCATCGTCTAGAGGCCTAGGACATCGCCCTTTCACGGCGGTAACCGGGGTTCGAATCCCCGTGGGGACGCCAAACATCCGATTGACTGGATCAACGATCCGATTGATCACCGGACCAATTAGGTTCACCATAGAACGACGTCGAGTCGCAAGACTTGAAATGCCTCATTGTCCCCATCGTCTAGAGGCCTAGGACATCGCCCTTTCACGGCGGTAACCGGGGTTCGAATCCCCGTGGGGACGCCAAATCCTTTAAAATCAAGCACTTGAGCTGATTTTAACTGGTTTTTTCAGCAAGAAAAGCCTACAAAATCTAAG
The Halothiobacillus diazotrophicus DNA segment above includes these coding regions:
- a CDS encoding cyanophycin metabolism-associated DUF1854 family protein, which gives rise to MSPHEPILSIDPFGTLQLHRDAGNAVIDVVPVRAFPLSAPTRFIALVDGQGHEHCWIDDLATLPPETASRIETVLVQRELTPRIQRIRKVSSYATPSRWTLDTDRGPAELLLKTEDDIRHLPDGALLISDKFGLNYLITRQSELDQHSQRLLARFL
- a CDS encoding cyanophycin synthetase, yielding MAKKIEFLNFLSLRGPSIWTYYPVLEVWVDIGDLEECPSNTVPGLYDRLVALLPGLVEHRCSYGERGGFLRRLAEGTWPAHIMEHITLELLTLIGLPGGFGKARETPIRGVYKVVVSAWDEDVTRQALDVARDLLLAAIEDRPFDLDAALAALHEIKDERYLGPSTASIVDAAMIRKIPSIRLSSGSLVQLGYGAARRMIWTAETDRTSAIAEGISRDKDLTKTLLQSCGIPVPTGRTVDSAADAWEAACDLGVPVVIKPEDGNHGRGVFTNLTTQAEIENAYAVAVDEGSGVLIERFIPGVEHRVLVVGDRVAAAARGEEAFVVGDGRSSVLALIESQLNSDPRRGTTENHPLNPVRLDSAARLELARLGLTGESVLTEGQRVLISRHGNVAHDCTALVHPSVAAHCVLAARVVGLDIAGIDLVTPDIGQPLRDVGGAVIEVNAGPGLLMHLKPASGEPAPVGHAIIEHLFGPEETGRIPIVGITGSVHKTATAHLLNHFLRLVGRTVGMASSQGMFVKNRCVAAGDQANRVAANRLLINHNVEVAIIENDSRVILSEGLAYDRCSVGVVTSIDVARHIGPFHIDTPEKVFSVFRTQIDVVLPTGVGVLNADEAMIVDMAELCDGAVLYFTQNPVSPVVAAHRTTGGRAVILDGDTCLFVQGDATIGQLALPATAWPVPALLAALATGWAVDLTIDLMRAGLDTLSDVALPAPRA
- a CDS encoding GlcG/HbpS family heme-binding protein codes for the protein MNHPYKKLARALILTAACGLGATTVQAADEPPVINIKRLSMEMALKAAETAIHTCRGKGIQIGVTVVDRGGNPQVVLRDVLAPDLTLTISRLKAYTAVSFTAATSSLESRGEGALGRVPGLFFGAGGVPIQAGGQTYGAIGVSGAPSGKTDEECASAGAKAIEADLELM
- a CDS encoding aromatic ring-hydroxylating oxygenase subunit alpha, which codes for MSRCTPLSGYDQMEDPQLPIDWYFDPVIHQRELDRLFALGPGYVGHALMTPAPGDYRVLERFDDARMLVNADGRIHLLGNVCRHRQALMLEGAGTLPRNRIICPLHRWTYDNQGHLIAAPKFAEKPCLDLERTGLQNWQGLLFAGPRDVTTDLAGMAAARALDFSGYRLDRIESTVYPINWKTFIEVYLEDYHVAPAHPGLRQFVRCEDLHWEYGDWWSVQTVSLNPLDQNAKTGSAPYQAWQKALNARTPDQVSYPYGAIWFTYYPGLMIEWYPEVLVISSLEPQGIESTRNIVEFYYPADIVAHQRGLIEAQQAAYHETAVEDEIICVKMQQGRKALYEAGKDEHGPYQLPLEEGMRHFHQFLRRTLSDTPPPAA
- a CDS encoding cyanophycin metabolism-associated ABC transporter, yielding MSDAPDTATPAPILASLPLDLSADLHFLPQELRLTPHALLLHISDQAPETVWPIDDPDLELRLTDHAGIGHLQLVDRTRTRAQWHFTLSRMPAAQALVTRFDALRHPRIDHPDTNIDEKPLAAEWPEEGSDALTPPSTWTLFRLWRFARPYRAQLLLGFILTLAATAATLVPPYLTMPLMDDVLIPYQNGVPIQATTVMKYLGGLLGAALVAWSLGWARTYILARVSERIGADIRTTTYNHLLSLSLDYFGSKRTGDLMARIGSETDRINIFLSLHLLDFATDVLMITMTVIILFSINPWLALVTLLPLPLIAWMIHLVRDRLRTGFERVDRMWSQVTNILSDTIPGIRVVKAFSQEGREADRFHQANQQNLRINDRVNRVWSLFAPSVTALTELGLLIVWAFGIWQVSQGAITVGVLTAFLAYIGRFYARMDSMSRIVSVTQKTAAGAKRIFDILDHSASVPDPQHPQPLDGRPTAIRLRQVGFRHGNRGILHDIDLDIEPGSMIGLVGHSGSGKTTLVNLIARFYDVSSGSIQLDGTDIRQFSVADYRRQIGLVLQEPFLFFGTVAENIAYGNPNADRAAIIQAARAAHAHEFILKLPQGYDSLVGERGQALSGGERQRISIARALLIDPRMLILDEATASVDTETEREIQQALDNLVQGRTTIAIAHRLSTLRQADKLVVLDQGRIVETGRHDELLARQGHYYRLYQAQLKLNETSGLPDTSTEGTSHVAA
- the cphA gene encoding cyanophycin synthetase — encoded protein: MEITRVRALRGPNLWSRHTSLQASVSCLPGECDINELPEFEMRLRARFPQVGNLQAIGQQQSISLAQVLEHSCLALQAQAGCPVTFSRTVPSREKGLFQVVVEYTEEAVGRLALELAESLISASLHNTDFDLSSALADLQSLDEDERLGPSTGAIVQAAIARGIPYRRLTRGSLVQLGWGRKQHRIQAAEIDRTSAIGESIAQDKQLTKALLRAAGIPVPAGRVVSSAADAWSAAQDIGLPVVVKPRDGNQGRGVAVNITTEDQLYRAYASAREESRDVMVERFMPGYDFRVLVVGNQVVAAARRDPPMVIGDGVQSVRQLVDQVNADPRRGDGHANALTRIRLDDIAIVTLEAQGYHLDFVPEKGMPVILRNNGNLSTGGSATDVTDDLHPDLAARAVDAARMVGLDVCGVDLVCENVNQSLEDQHGGIVELNAAPGLRMHLQPSYGKPRAVGEAIIAELYPAGEDGRIPIVAVTGTNGKTTTTRLIGHLLAKAGQRVGITTTDGVYIDGERIDADDCAGPISARNVLLHPHVDAAVFETARGGILRQGLAFDRCDVAVVTNIGLGDHLGMADIHSVEDLAVVKQVVVDNVSPQGMAVLNAADPIVARMGNTCPSAVTFFARDKLLPLLVSRRERGDRVIYVDGAQIVAEQGAFQWRISMADIPLTFGGRIDFQVENVMAAIGAAWGLNLDWSIIARGLAGFSSDATMAPGRFNLFEYRGATVIADYGHNSDAIQALCQAVQSLPARQRLVVISGAGDRRDEDIRQQTRILGDVFDQVLLYQDACQRGRADGEVIGLLREGLSGAQRTGYVEEIYGEFAAIDRALALLQTGDVCLILIDQVDAALAYLAERVAAQTVLVD